The following are from one region of the Corylus avellana chromosome ca1, CavTom2PMs-1.0 genome:
- the LOC132172474 gene encoding putative disease resistance RPP13-like protein 1: MAEALLSAFLGVLFDRLSSRELLNFARREGLEKKMDKWSKMLSRIEAVLADAEEKRDNGVAVKKWLDDLRDLAYDVDDILDEFATKALQQKLTGGNQASTSKVRNFIPACCTGFKINNRLGSEIEEITDRFNEMVKQKDDLKLCENVDRRSRRTRETLAPTSVVTKANVYGREKDKEAILEFLVGEKCRDAQLSVIPIIGMGGIGKTTLAQLVYNDEKVQSFFDMKAWACVSEDFDAVRVTKTILESLTSENCEGKDLNWLQNKLKENLKGKKFLVVLDDLWNENYHDWSILRAPFEEGASGSAIVITTRNVGVSSKTGTIPAAYSLKELSNDVCLSILAHHALGTKDFSAHLNLKDIGEEIVGRCKGSPLAAKVLGGVLRNKMEPDEWEDVLKSKIWDLPEVGSEIAPALMLSYHNLPSHLKRCFMYCSVLPKDFEFGEKQLVILWMAEGLLQPRDERKQMEDLGSEYFHNLLSRSFFQQSFKDESRFLMHDLINDLAQWVAGDICFKMEDRIGGNNGRKPSTKARHSSYLGGQFDGIQKFEIFNDLTCLRTFLPLMLPYPGDCYLTSNVPLELLPKLQRLRVLSLRGYNIFELPESIGDLKHLRSFDLSLTKIRSLPDSVTTLYNLQTMILEDCSNLKKLPSTFANLVNLRHLNIQGARALDAMPPQMGKLTCLQSLSNLVVGKGNCSRVKELGPLLHLRETLCISGLENVINLEEARDAGLIGKHNLHGLSLEWSGIIDESQDRISELEVLNLLQPHKGLKELIVRHYGGAEFPTWLRIPSFCNMIVLKIESCAKCTTLPAVGQLSSLRELFIKGMASVKNIGSEFYKEGCSQPFKSLEILRFENMQEWENWIPCEEFPKLLELSFIRCPKLVGKLPNHLPLLQNIVINECRQLVVSISCFPELCKLKIELLEGVVHRGKVDFGSLWFSSLSTISEFTCIEGFIMEGLTNVEDLRIETCDQELTPLWSNDKWKSSYIWVGHPNSKKSG, translated from the exons ATGGCGGAAGCCCTCCTTTCTGCGTTCCTTGGAGTCCTCTTTGACCGTCTCTCGTCTCGGGAGTTGCTCAACTTTGCTCGCCGAGAGGGACTTGAGAAAAAGATGGATAAGTGGAGCAAAATGCTGTCAAGAATTGAGGCTGTGCTTGCTGATGCAGAGGAGAAGCGAGATAATGGCGTGGCAGTGAAGAAGTGGCTAGATGATCTCAGAGACTTGGCTTACGATGTGGATGACATCCTCGATGAGTTCGCCACCAAAGCTTTGCAACAGAAACTGACGGGAGGAAATCAGGCCAGCACAAGTAAGGTACGGAACTTCATCCCTGCTTGTTGTACTGGTTTCAAGATCAACAATAGGCTGGGGTCAGAGATAGAGGAGATCACTGATCGATTCAACGAGATGGTGAAGCAAAAAGATGATCTGAAATTGTGTGAAAATGTTGATAGGAGGTCACGCAGAACAAGAGAGACACTGGCGCCAACTTCCGTAGTGACCAAAGCTAATGTTTATGGgagggaaaaagataaagaggcTATACTTGAATTTCTGGTGGGTGAAAAATGTAGGGATGCTCAACTCTCTGTTATTCCTATAATTGGTATGGGGGGCATAGGAAAGACAACTCTTGCCCAGCTTGTGTACAATGATGAAAAAGTGCAGAGCTTTTTTGATATGAAGGCATGGGCTTGTGTTTCTGAAGATTTTGATGCTGTTAGGGtgacaaaaacaattttagaATCTCTCACCTCTGAAAACTGTGAGGGTAAGGATCTAAATTGGTTGCAAAACAAACTAAAGGAGAATCTGAAGGGGAAGAAGTTTTTAGTTGTTCTAGATGATCTTTGGAATGAAAACTACCATGACTGGAGTATCTTACGTGCTCCTTTCGAAGAAGGGGCATCGGGAAGTGCAATTGTCATCACAACTCGCAATGTGGGAGTTTCATCAAAGACGGGTACCATTCCAGCTGCTTACTCTCTCAAAGAGTTGTCAAATGATGTTTGCTTGTCTATATTGGCCCATCATGCATTGGGAACAAAAGACTTCAGTGCACATCTAAACCTAAAAGATATTGGTGAGGAAATAGTTGGAAGGTGTAAGGGCTCCCCTTTGGCAGCGAAAGTACTTGGAGGTGTCTTACGCAATAAAATGGAACCTGATGAATGGGAAGATGTATTGAAGAGCAAGATATGGGATTTGCCAGAAGTGGGAAGTGAAATTGCACCGGCTCTTATGTTGAGCTATCATAATCTCCCTTCACATTTAAAGAGGTGCTTTATGTATTGCTCTGTACTTCCCAAGGACTTTGAATTTGGGGAGAAACAGTTGGTTATACTATGGATGGCAGAAGGTTTACTTCAACCACGAGATGAGAGAAAGCAAATGGAAGATTTGGGTAGCGAGTATTTTCACAATCTGCTGTCAAGGTCATTTTTCCAACAATCATTCAAGGATGAATCAAGGTTTCTTATGCATGACCTCATCAATGATTTGGCTCAATGGGTTGCAGGAGATATATGCTTTAAAATGGAGGATAGAATTGGGGGTAATAATGGAAGGAAACCTTCTACAAAGGCTCGACATTCGTCTTACCTAGGTGGTCAATTTGATGGCATTCAAAAGTTTGAGATTTTTAATGATCTCACATGTTTACGAACCTTCCTACCTCTTATGCTTCCATATCCAGGCGATTGTTACTTGACTAGTAATGTTCCTCTTGAATTATTGCCAAAATTGCAGCGCTTAAGGGTGCTCTCTTTGAGGGGATACAACATATTTGAGTTACCAGAGTCAATTGGTGATCTCAAGCATCTACGGTCCTTTGATCTTTCTCTCACTAAAATCAGAAGCTTGCCTGATTCAGTCACCACTCTCTATAATTTACAGACAATGATTTTGGAGGATTGTTCTAATCTAAAGAAATTGCCTTCAACGTTTGCTAACCTAGTCAATTTGCGACATCTCAACATTCAAGGAGCACGTGCATTGGATGCAATGCCTCCGCAAATGGGTAAATTAACTTGTCTCCAATCATTGTCTAATCTAGTTGTGGGAAAAGGTAATTGTTCTAGGGTAAAGGAGTTAGGGCCTTTGTTGCATCTTCGAGAGACGCTTTGCATTTCAGGATTGGAAAATGTGATTAATCTTGAGGAGGCGAGGGACGCTGGGTTAATTGGAAAGCACAATCTCCATGGGTTGTCATTGGAATGGAGTGGCATAATAGATGAGTCACAAGATAGAATAAGTGAATTAGAGGTACTTAACCTACTACAACCCCACAAGGGTTTGAAAGAGCTCATTGTCAGACACTATGGTGGTGCAGAATTTCCAACTTGGTTAAGAATTCCCTCATTTTGTAATATGATAGTTTTGAAGATTGAAAGTTGTGCAAAGTGCACAACCTTGCCAGCAGTGGGCCAATTATCATCACTCAGAGAACTTTTCATCAAAGGCATGGCCAGTGTGAAAAATATTGGAAGTGAGTTTTACAAGGAAGGTTGCTCACAACCTTTCAAATCCTTGGAGATTTTGCGTTTCGAGAATATGCAAGAATGGGAGAACTGGATTCCTTGTGAAGAATTTCCAAAACTGCTTGAGCTTTCTTTTATAAGGTGTCCCAAGCTTGTCGGTAAGTTACCAAACCACCTTCCTTTATTACAAAACATTGTGATAAATGAATGTAGGCAATTGGTGGTTTCAATTTCATGCTTTCCAGAGCTATGCAAACTAAAAATTGAGTTATTGGAAGGGGTGGTGCATAGAGGCAAGGTTGACTTCGGTTCACTATGGTTCTCGtctctttcaacaatttcagaATTCACATGTATAGAAGGGTTTATCATGGAAGGGCTGACAAACGTGGAAGATTTGAGAATTGAAACTTGTGATCAGGAGCTTACTCCTTTGTGGTCAAATGAT AAGTGGAAGAGCAGCTACATTTGGGTTGGCCATCCAAACTCAAAGAAATCAGGATAG
- the LOC132167318 gene encoding putative disease resistance protein At3g14460, producing MAMMHNNTCVEYIHICNCPSLTYFAVDQLPPMLKRLYIDGCNMLISLDGDDVNNCGSCTSLLEDLTIMNCPSLKSLTLSRELPTTLKYLYIGDCKNLESIAKSFHHNSCLEDIYISSCENLKSLPMGIHNLSHLNRIYISKCQNLVSFPDKGLLPANLRLLWILECEKMQVLPNCIQNLTSLQELRIKKCPSINVSFSEVGFPTNLTSLCIDDMASFNEAFFEWGLYKLTSLKKLDIFGHSSHLVSFPEMMLPASLTNLAINDFPNLKCLSSKGFQNLASLQFLEISNCEKLTSFPEDGFSPSLLRLYIRRCPLLGKRCKKDRGPEWFKIAHIPCVLIDSRSVYEPE from the coding sequence ATGGCAATGATGCACAACAACACGTGTGTTGAGTATATTCATATCTGTAACTGTCCTTCCCTTACGTACTTTGCAGTAGACCAACTACCTCCAATGCTAAAGCGGCTATATATAGACGGTTGTAATATGCTGATTTCGTTGGATGGGGATGATGTCAACAATTGTGGCAGCTGCACCTCTCTTCTTGAGGATTTGACAATTATGAATTGTCCATCGCTCAAATCCTTAACACTAAGCAGAGAATTACCTACAACACTTAAATACCTCTACATTGGGGATTGTAAGAATCTGGAGTCGATAGCGAAGAGCTTCCATCACAACTCGTGTCTTGAAGATATTTATATCTCATCTTGTGAGAATCTTAAATCCTTACCCATGGGCATACACAACCTCAGCCATCTGAATAGGATTTATATTTCCAAATGTCAAAATCTTGTTTCCTTCCCAGACAAAGGGTTGCTCCCTGCCAACCTGAGATTACTTTGGATTCTCGAATGTGAGAAAATGCAGGTCTTGCCCAACTGCATACAAAACCTCACCTCTCTTCAAGAATTGAGGATAAAAAAATGTCCAAGCATTAATGTATCATTTTCGGAAGTAGGTTTTCCCACCAACCTAACATCACTTTGTATCGATGATATGGCATCGTTTAATGAGGCCTTTTTTGAGTGGGGATTGTACAAGCTTACCTCTCTTAAAAAACTTGACATTTTCGGTCACTCTTCGCATCTGGTGTCCTTCCCAGAGATGATGCTACCTGCCTCTCTAACCAACCTCGCCATCAACGACTTCCCGAATTTGAAATGCTTATCTTCCAAAGGCTTTCAAAACCTTGCCTCTCTTCAATTTTTGGAAATCTCGAATTGTGAAAAGCTCACGTCCTTCCCAGAGGATGGCTTCTCTCCCTCACTCCTGCGGCTTTATATCCGGAGATGTCCTCTGCTAGGAAAACGTTGCAAGAAAGATCGAGGACCAGAGTGGTTCAAGATAGCCCACATCCCTTGCGTTCTAATTGACTCGAGATCAGTTTATGAACCAGAATAG